CACCGGATGAGATTCTATCAATGGTGAAGGCACTAGCTAGTCCTCCTCATCGCATTCTTTTGTTCCTTCAACAGAGTAGTGTTGAATGGTGCTCTTCATTGTGGTTGGATGCTATTCGAGAAATTGATCCAACTTTTCGAAGGACTGTGATTGTTGTATCTAAATTTGATAACCGCCTAAAGGTACATAAGCTAACTGCTACAGGAGCTTGGTTATGTTTCCATCCTGAAGCTTTTTCTGTCTCCTGCAATCTTATGGTAAAAAGTTTACAAAGAGTAGCAAACAGAAGCTGGCATTTGTTGTATACATTTAAGTACATCCTAAAtgaggaaaaatagaaaaagaaaaagatcatGCTCAGAACTCTTTATATAGATGAGAAAAAGATGCAATATGCAGAATTGTGAACGGGTATGTCTCTATGCATGTTTGGGTATTCATACCAAAAGCTTACCCTGCTAATGAAACCATACATGATCACCTGTCTATGCTGTTAAGAGGAACCATTGCCTTATTTCTTTAACAGTTTAACAAAGTTTTGATTGTTTACTGAAGCTGCTGAAATTTACTCAAGGACTGAAGAAATGTGGAGCAATTTCTTAGTAGAACTAGTTCTATACATTTTTTTGCTTTATAAGGACCAATATGACTTAAGTGCTGAATAGGAATATATTATACTACACAGGAACATCTTTTATTTGTGCTGGGAAACAGTActagtattttctttatttgaacATGCAGACGTCTGATACTGTGAATGTCCTTTGTAATCCTTTCACAAGAATCTTTTGGTAGATTATGAGCTTATCTCATAAATGAGCATTCTCGTTTGGGATATGATTCATGTATGGTGAATATTAATCATCTAGGAGTTCAGTGACCGTTGGGAAGTTGATCGCTACCTGAGTGCAAGTGGTTACCTTGGGGAGAATACTCGACCATTTTTTGTGGCCTTGCCAAAAGAGAGGAGCTCAGTTTCAAATGATGAATTCCGCAGGCAAATATCACAGGTGGATTCAGAAATATTACGCTATCTACGTGATGGCGTTAAAGGGGGGTTCAATGAAGAGAAGTACCAGCCCCACATTGGTTTTGGTTGTCTCAGAGACTTTTTGGAATCTGAACTCCAAAAGAGATACAAAGAAGCTGCACCAGCTACACTGGCTTTGCTTGAACAACGCTGCAGTGAAGTCACTGCTGAATTAGCAAGAATGGATTCCAAAATACAAGCCACTTCTGATGTTGCTCATCTTCGGAGATCTGCCATGTTGCATGCTGCTTCTATATGCAGCCATGTGGTATGCAATaaagttttattgttttgtaatGAACATTTCCgttcaacttttcttgtttgTGTTATTTGAGGTTCGAGCCTCACCAAATGCTTTGAAGAGAATTTGAATTTTAAGATTGTGAGTTTACCTGGAGCATGGTATTTCATGCGCAATTGGTCACAGGGAGCACTTATTGATGGAGCAGCAGATCCTGACCCTGAGCTATGGGGGAAAACAACGGAGGAGGAACGTTCAGAGAGTAGCATTGGTTGTTGGCCTGGTGTTGTAGCTGATGTAAAACCCCCCAATGCTACTTTACGCCTGTATGGAGGTGCTGCTTTTGAGAGGGTGGTGCATGAATTTCGATGTGCTACATATTCCATTGAATGCCCCACTGTATCTAGGGAAAAGGTAACTGTTTGTCAACAGTAACTAAAACTCCAATGGGGAACAAGGGTtttgattttaaaatttatgtAACAGGTAGCAAACATATTACTTGCTCATGCTGGTAGAGGTGGAAATAGAGGAGTTGCAGAGGCAGCTGCAGAGATTGCACGTGCTGCTGCACGATCATGGCTAGCTCCTCTTCTTGACACAGCATGTGATCGGCTTGCTTTTGTTTTGAGCAAGCTTTTTGATCTCGCTATTGAGAGAAATCATCATCGTGACACTGAATGTAAGAGTTTTACATCTTTGACATTACATGTAAGAAGTTTAAAATTATGTTCTACTTCCTTTAGATTGTCTTTTCTTTCTTAGGACGTATAGTTTGACTTGTCTGGTTTAGCCTCTGAGCTGGCTATCTCAGATTTCTTTGGTATAATCTGTAGATCAGTATGGAATTAATGCCTTAGAATTTATTCTGAGTAGCCACTTGCACAGTCAATGCAACCTGAGTAGCCAGTTGCACAGTCAATGCAACAAATCACGATCCCTTTTTCTGTTAATTTCTCCTTACAGCATTGCTTAAGGAGGCCTTACCTAGTTTAGTGCAAAAATGTTGTAAATGCGCTAACAATTTGCTTCCTGTAAAGCCTAATTGAAGAGTTGATGTCTTACTAGCAAAATTTGCACACGGTTCATTACAAGTTGTCAGTGATAGTAAATTTCCCAGCACGCACAGCCTTTCTACCCATATTTGCTGTTTCACTTGAAAGGAATACCATGTAATAAAATCGTTGAAGTCTGAATTGAGGTTATGAATGCATATTTGTGCTGGAAAATTATGTTATCTGCGCCTGCTATTCAATAGTGTCTCTATTCTTAAACTGTAGTCTGCTGTTTTATATACTGGAAATGTGATAATAGAAATTAACGGCTTCATAATGATTTATATTATAATTGTTGGACTTCTAACTGCCATTTAATTCTGCAGATGGCGTGAAAGCTGGTGAAATGGATGGATATGTCGGTTTTCATGCTGCTTTGAGGCACTCATACAATCGTTTTGTACATGATCTTGCCAAACAGTGCAAGCAATTGGTTAGACACCATCTCGATTCAGTTACAAGCCCATACTCTCAAGTCTGCTATGAGAATGACTTCTTTGGGAATTCTAGATCAGGCATAAATTCAATCTGCCAATTTAACCAAGTTTCAGCCGGTTCTTTTTTCCTTGAGCTATCTGATGCCGCACCTTCATTGCGCAACTCACTTGCAAAGGATCAAGAAAACGTACCACCAGAAAAGAACGCACAGGAAACCCCACCAGGAAAAAGTGACGAAGCTAGAGAAGCTCTTCGAGAATGCCAGATGACTGTGCCCGAGACCCCATCACCTGACCAGCCATGTGAAGTTTTTGCAGTGAAAAAGGAGCTTGGAAACTGCATTGAGATTGGAGCAAGGAAACGCCATTCAAGAATAGCAGGCAACAACAGAAATTGTGACCAATTGAGAGGCCATAAGAATGATAGCCTTTTGTTTGGCAATGGAGATACAGTTTCAAAATCAGGCTCAACCTATTCAGATATATGCTCATCTGCTGCACTGCATTTTGCTCGAATGCGAGAAGTTCTGGTAGAGCGTAGTGTGACATCAACTTTAAATTCGAGCTTCTTGACTCCCTGGTAAGTCATTAGCTGTTTCTCTGTAGACAAATGAATCAATCTGTTGGTAAGTTACAAACACCTTTCAATCTAAACTCTGGTCCCTGGTTTACTCCGCGCCCACTCGATTGCACACACGCTTAAATCTTGCAATTGAAGTGACTAAATATGACTTTGCTAAAAATGCTGTTTATTTAACTAATCCGAAAAATTGAGACTTGGTACTTTTGCTCAAGAGCATGCTGTTCGTGCTTTTTATCTATCTATCTATAACCTCTGGGTTCCAGTTAGtgatgatttttgttttttgccaTTTGCACAGTCGGGATAGGCTTGTGGTAGCACTTGGAGTAGAATTATTTGCGGTGAATGATGACAAGTTTATGGACATGTTTGTTGCTCCAGGAGCAATTGATGTACTTCAGAATGAAAGAGAATCTCTTCAGAAACGTCAGAAAATACTCCATTCTTGTTTGAATGAATTCAAAAGTGTGGCCAGAGCACTTTGACAGAAATGCCAAAATTGCATCATGGAGTTCGGTGTGGTTTTTGGTCAGTGTCGATTTTATATTATTGTTCTCTGAAACACCATTATTTGAGTTGGAGATTTGCCATTGCTTATGGCGACTGACTGGCGGTTGTCCATAGAATAATCTTCTCTCTGCCGGAAGTGTCAAATGCTCAAGAAATTGCACTTCGGATGTGATAGGATGAATTGATGGACATAAGATTACAACAACTCACAATCATAAGAGTAATAGCAGTACAAATAAAACAACTTGAACTAACCCACGAATAGAGTGAGTGAGAATAACAACACTTCAATATTAATCACTATAAAGCAACTTACATAAAGCTGAAGAGGAAACACATATGTGATGAGATTTGAACCCGGATGGACCTTTAACATTTCAATTTTAACCATTAGATCAACGCCTTATTAGGGATAAATAAAGTTAATTACtagaaaacaataaaattaaaaaatttagaggaaaaagaaacaacttTTGGATCAGAATATGTAAAATTACTCCATGGAGAGTGGAGTTTCGACTCTAGTCGTTAGGGGCATGTAGTCCAAACTCAGTTGGACCCTTGCTCACACAATTGTACAATTTATACAAATTAATATGTCTGCAGTTttgggggggaaaaaaaaattaggcacACATACTTTAGAGTGGCCCATAcaaactttttattttcttgctgTTTATCATAATGTAAAGGGCAAAGAGAATAATAAGGGCCAAGTTTCCCAAGAAgtaacaagtttttttttttttttttggccccaAGTGAAGATATTAGTTTAATTCTGAGGTGAAAAATAAATTCTCCACAACCTCCCACCAACTACtagaataaaacaaaatttcttaCTGGTGATGATTAAAGTGGGTCAAGAATGATCGTGGTGACATCTGGTGTTGAGGGTTAATTAGCAATCTCCGAAGAAGATTGAAAAAAACATTATGAAATAACAAAAGTGACAACCTTCCCTCTAGTTTTTGCGAGTGAGATAGTATAGGATGACAAcatccaaaaataaataaataaataaattcccCAGCATATTTTTATtatgacaaaaaaagaaagaaaataaataagagTGCCAGCTACATCAGCATATGCCCTTTCCTGCGAACTAATCAAAATTCATGAACCTGGATGGATCCCTGGTAGTGGTACCCCAAGCCAAAACTGGTTCCCGACTGCCCTATCCCATATCAAATGTGAATGTCATAAACAATACACTAACAGCGGACCCTCTTATCGAAAAAAAATATTGATATATGGTCAAAGATTATCTGCCATTATCCGCGTATGAATTTCTTGTTTGTTGACTAGCTCAATTTTTCTGGTAAAGGTTTGAAAAAGTAAGTAGGATCGTTTGTAGAAGCTAAACTAGACTAAATTGGTTTTGGGTCTTATTGATGCCAAACTCTATTCGTTTTTAAGGAGATGATCCAACGTAGAAAGATATATAATCCATAATCAAAATTCAATTGTGTGAGTGGAGAGTGCATAATAATAATCAAGGTTGAGGGTTGACATAATTCTGACTTCGTCCTTTGAGGTTAACTTCTTATGGGTTCCgtagtttccaaaaaaaaaactctttatgCTTCTCTCGTTTTAGCCAGTTGTGTTCTTAAGGGCCTGGAGTTTAAGTCACAAGAGGATGGTGGTTAAAGAAaaccagccaaaaaaaaaagtttttctataaaatttaaatttttttttatacattcACAGTGTATATATTAAAATTCATTAACGTATATACCATACACTATCTATCTATACAGGATTTGGACCCTACCCCATTTAGCTGGGGATCATTGTTCCAACACCGGAATCTGACTTTGATATAAATGGGGTTAATCTATCAG
Above is a genomic segment from Coffea eugenioides isolate CCC68of chromosome 5, Ceug_1.0, whole genome shotgun sequence containing:
- the LOC113770966 gene encoding dynamin-related protein 5A-like: MANTTNTSTFLTSPTPTKTPTAEKPTVTSSVSKRQHHQLSDRSTTRSSDFKTRFEAYNRLQSAAVAFGEKLPIPEIVALGGQSDGKSSLLEALLGFRFNVREVEMGTRRPLILQMVHDPTALEPRCRFQEEDSEEYGNSLSSASAIADTIKLRTEELLKKNRTAVSSKPIVMRAEYAHCPNLTIIDTPGFVLKAKKGEPESTPDEILSMVKALASPPHRILLFLQQSSVEWCSSLWLDAIREIDPTFRRTVIVVSKFDNRLKEFSDRWEVDRYLSASGYLGENTRPFFVALPKERSSVSNDEFRRQISQVDSEILRYLRDGVKGGFNEEKYQPHIGFGCLRDFLESELQKRYKEAAPATLALLEQRCSEVTAELARMDSKIQATSDVAHLRRSAMLHAASICSHVGALIDGAADPDPELWGKTTEEERSESSIGCWPGVVADVKPPNATLRLYGGAAFERVVHEFRCATYSIECPTVSREKVANILLAHAGRGGNRGVAEAAAEIARAAARSWLAPLLDTACDRLAFVLSKLFDLAIERNHHRDTEYGVKAGEMDGYVGFHAALRHSYNRFVHDLAKQCKQLVRHHLDSVTSPYSQVCYENDFFGNSRSGINSICQFNQVSAGSFFLELSDAAPSLRNSLAKDQENVPPEKNAQETPPGKSDEAREALRECQMTVPETPSPDQPCEVFAVKKELGNCIEIGARKRHSRIAGNNRNCDQLRGHKNDSLLFGNGDTVSKSGSTYSDICSSAALHFARMREVLVERSVTSTLNSSFLTPCRDRLVVALGVELFAVNDDKFMDMFVAPGAIDVLQNERESLQKRQKILHSCLNEFKSVARAL